The window ATCTGGCGTCTCTGTATTGTTGAACAGCGCGGGCCTTATATTTTCCATAGTGACCAAGTCTTTAAACAGACTGTGGGGATGCTGGAAGCTTTCCTGTGAGGCCATTGTAAAGAAATCAAATGCCATGTAATAGGCGCTTCCTGCTCCATAGTTATTGTGCAGGAGGGCAGGGTACCCAGAATCTTCTCCCGGCGGCGGACTCCACCAGTTCACCCAATGTTCAGCGTCACAGGGGACGCAGGGCAGTATAAGATGAAGCAAGGTTTCTGCAGATCCCTCAGGGGCGGTCTCAATAAAGTGCTCACTGATCGGCGGTGTCGTGCAGGAAAGCAGTCCGGAGAAATCTCTTTGGCTTACATTCTTTAAATATGCGGACCAACGGTTAGCTTTATATTCAGTGTGAATTTCTGCATTTCCAGTGCCGAGAAGATCTGCAATAGAGGATGACTGACGTTTCGTAGAGTCTGCATCCCATAAGCCGCTCTGCCCGGAACTGATAAGCAGTCCTCCATTTTTTACATAGCTTCTGAGTATATCTGCAATATCTTCTTCTATTACAAATACCTCTGGAAGGAGAAGGACATCAAATTGTTTCAGTAAGTCCTCAGTGACCGTGCGTTCAGGGAGGATCATAAATGGAAGTTTTGCTTTTTCACATAACTGCATAGCGCCTAGAACGGCATTTTGATGAGGATTATGCCGTTTCATCCTTAGGATAGCATCTGGGTGCAGTGCTGGGATATTAATGGACATGGATAAGTCGCTCTGCAAAATTCCCACACATTTAACTGGAGTGCGGTCTGTGAGATAAGGTTCCATTTTCTCGATTTCATTAAAAGCTGCCCCTAAGAGCCTGGCCTCCTGAAAATCAAGGGTACCGTCTATGTGCTGGGAACCACTGTACATTCCTGTGCGGCATCCCTGGGCCGCGATAGACGACAAGTCGCAGACATATTCATTGACAGAACTATAATTATAGACCTGTGAGGCTTCCCCCGGCACCAGGATAGGATAGCGTCCAATAGCTGTATCCCGGGCATAAGCAGAAGAGAACCAGTTATCTTTCAGCAATGGCTCAGAGAACTGATAGTCCAGCATATCCCGGATCTCCTGGGGATAGTGGCAGGAAAAATTGACAGTGACTGCCAGCGTAGGGTCAATGGCCTTGACACGCT of the Luxibacter massiliensis genome contains:
- a CDS encoding alpha-amylase family protein is translated as MSKKYTSTKRCYLIDHHSPQPPDVLLNHLDINEYETFFDTANIDSLMVYCKDHWGVTYYPSEVPGAQQHEGIKKDWIKEVSTLLKKKDIEFVAYYCIEYDEGAARRFPQWRVQRPDGSGLIRDDEFAKWSLCCYQTDYREYCLKQLEEIVSRYSPDSLFLDIFGASLCYCDNCRNKFQSQFHYPLPESDEEVLLHKTDIVQFLNENAKDFLAELKQRVKAIDPTLAVTVNFSCHYPQEIRDMLDYQFSEPLLKDNWFSSAYARDTAIGRYPILVPGEASQVYNYSSVNEYVCDLSSIAAQGCRTGMYSGSQHIDGTLDFQEARLLGAAFNEIEKMEPYLTDRTPVKCVGILQSDLSMSINIPALHPDAILRMKRHNPHQNAVLGAMQLCEKAKLPFMILPERTVTEDLLKQFDVLLLPEVFVIEEDIADILRSYVKNGGLLISSGQSGLWDADSTKRQSSSIADLLGTGNAEIHTEYKANRWSAYLKNVSQRDFSGLLSCTTPPISEHFIETAPEGSAETLLHLILPCVPCDAEHWVNWWSPPPGEDSGYPALLHNNYGAGSAYYMAFDFFTMASQESFQHPHSLFKDLVTMENIRPALFNNTETPDIIRTAYFETGHSYIVHQISMVPKYFHGDTIPVNGGTLELTGAVSEAELVYPEKKSLEIHTEGDKTIVQLPAFSLQQMIVCKK